In Helicobacter sp. 12S02232-10, the genomic window TCTCTCTATTAGAAAATCCAAAAGAGGTAAAAATTAAAAATTAATCGGAGAGTTTTAAATGAGGCTCACCTGAATGGGATTGGAATATTACAGGCAAGTAGCTTAAGGTTTGCTGAAAGAGTTAGAACTTAGAAACAAAATAAATTTTGCCGATTTTATAATTCTCTTAATAAAATTAATGGCGATAAATTTCAGAATAAGCGCTTTTCCAACGTTTATGAAACCAAAACCAACTTGAAGGATTCTCTCTGATAGCAGCCTCTGTAACATTAGCTTGAATCTGTGTGGCCTCTTGAATATCTGCATCAGAATCTTTGCTCGTTTTTGTGCGAATGGGTGGATAGAATTTGATTTGAAACTTAGAATAATCCTCATTGAAGTCTATAAAAACTGGAACAATATCAATTTCAAATCTCCTCGAAAGGATTGAAGCGATCGTGGTATGAGTGGCTTTTTTCCCAAAAAAATTAACCCATATTCCTTCATCAGGCGAAATATTTTGATCAACAAGTATGCCTGCAAGCGTATTCCCTTTGCTATACATTTTTAGCAAATGCCTAAAAGCACCTTTTTTTTCTATGAGTTTAACCCCGCAAGCCTCCCTACGACTAATAATTAAACGATTAATCGCTTCATAATCTGTCAATCTTCCTAAAGACGCTAAATGATATGTGCTGTATTTATGAGGCAAAACTGTTGCCATTGCTTCCCAACACCCAAAGTGTGCCCCCATCAATATAGCGCTCCCATTATTTCTCAAAGAATCCCCTAAATAAGGTTCGTTTAAAAATTCAAATTTCTTTTCATACTTCTCTTTGGGAATATAAACAACACGAAAGCCTTCAAGCAAAATGAAAGCAAAATTTCTATAACAACGTTTAA contains:
- a CDS encoding lipid A biosynthesis lauroyl acyltransferase, which gives rise to MKFFAKLLEWSVNFFGFFLSKMPHKVFLFLVDLIALLMRGLDKRRFKDAMANLDFVYGQNMEYCQKKEIIKRCYRNFAFILLEGFRVVYIPKEKYEKKFEFLNEPYLGDSLRNNGSAILMGAHFGCWEAMATVLPHKYSTYHLASLGRLTDYEAINRLIISRREACGVKLIEKKGAFRHLLKMYSKGNTLAGILVDQNISPDEGIWVNFFGKKATHTTIASILSRRFEIDIVPVFIDFNEDYSKFQIKFYPPIRTKTSKDSDADIQEATQIQANVTEAAIRENPSSWFWFHKRWKSAYSEIYRH